Proteins encoded by one window of Microbacterium testaceum:
- a CDS encoding sensor histidine kinase — protein MPRLTRAQQRNDIVLAVVLFLGGVLSAVLSSISGIYGDQQGSLAVALGYVAVLAIPLAFRRRWPSVAAVIVTFAYFLAVTFRIPELYAGNIAMFIALYTVGAWETNRRRATIVRIALIVGMFAWLFVVMFQQATLPVGDEVEGAFSRAGSFSPFVAYQLLTIGVNALFFGGAYYFGDRSYQQMRERAALEERTAELESEREVTAAQAVALDRVRIARELHDVVAHHVSLMGVQAGVARSLLTRDPDAARETLSSVESSARTSLHELRQLLETLRAPGSDGAPDTAPTTHGLTSIPSLVDDATAAGLPTTFTLVGEPACDPPPLVQVNLYRIAQEALTNARRHAGPDATADVRLRFESDAVELEISNTGRSGSATPGLGQLGMRERAAVSGGTIEIGPRSRGGYLVRARVPLAAAEMANV, from the coding sequence ATGCCACGACTCACGCGCGCGCAACAGCGCAACGACATCGTGCTCGCGGTCGTGCTGTTCCTCGGGGGCGTGCTGAGTGCGGTGCTGTCGTCGATATCGGGCATCTACGGTGACCAGCAGGGCTCTCTCGCCGTGGCGCTCGGCTACGTCGCCGTGCTCGCGATCCCGCTGGCGTTCCGCCGACGGTGGCCGTCGGTGGCGGCGGTCATCGTGACCTTCGCGTACTTCCTCGCCGTGACCTTCCGCATCCCCGAGCTCTATGCCGGCAACATCGCCATGTTCATCGCGCTGTACACGGTGGGCGCGTGGGAGACGAACCGCCGGCGCGCGACGATCGTGCGCATCGCCCTCATCGTGGGCATGTTCGCGTGGTTGTTCGTCGTCATGTTCCAGCAGGCCACGCTCCCCGTCGGCGACGAGGTCGAGGGGGCCTTCTCCCGAGCGGGGTCGTTCTCACCCTTCGTCGCGTACCAACTGCTCACCATCGGGGTGAACGCCCTGTTCTTCGGGGGCGCCTACTACTTCGGCGACCGCTCCTACCAGCAGATGCGCGAGCGCGCGGCCCTCGAAGAGCGCACGGCGGAGCTCGAGTCCGAGCGCGAAGTGACCGCGGCGCAGGCCGTGGCCCTCGACCGCGTGCGCATCGCGCGCGAGTTGCACGACGTGGTCGCCCATCACGTGTCGCTGATGGGCGTTCAGGCGGGCGTCGCCCGCTCGCTCCTGACCCGCGACCCCGACGCCGCTCGAGAGACGCTCTCGAGCGTCGAGAGCTCGGCGCGCACCTCTCTTCACGAGCTGCGCCAGCTGCTCGAGACGCTGCGCGCGCCGGGGTCGGACGGCGCCCCCGACACCGCCCCCACCACCCATGGCCTGACGTCGATCCCGTCGCTGGTCGATGACGCCACCGCCGCAGGGCTCCCGACGACCTTCACGCTCGTCGGCGAACCCGCGTGCGACCCGCCACCCCTCGTCCAGGTGAATCTCTATCGCATCGCCCAGGAAGCGTTGACGAACGCCCGCCGCCACGCGGGTCCCGACGCCACCGCCGACGTGCGCCTCCGGTTCGAATCGGATGCCGTCGAGCTCGAGATCTCGAACACCGGGCGCAGCGGCTCCGCAACGCCCGGACTCGGCCAGCTCGGCATGCGCGAGCGCGCCGCCGTCTCGGGCGGGACGATCGAGATCGGGCCGCGCTCGCGCGGCGGATACCTCGTGCGGGCACGTGTGCCCCTCGCCGCGGCGGAGATGGCGAATGTCTGA
- a CDS encoding response regulator transcription factor, producing MSELRILLVDDHAMMRAGFRTILSLEPDIDVVGEAASGVEALAAAARLRPDVICMDVQMPDMDGLEATRQLTADPASEAAVLIVTTFDRDDYLFAALAAGASGFLLKNAGPEELVSAVRIVGSGDALLAPEVTRRVIERFATRDAEVPASLPSATIEPLHLSEPLTERESEVLSLVAEALSNAEIAARLFIGEATVKTHVSNVLQKLGARDRVQAVVLAHRHGLA from the coding sequence ATGTCTGAGCTGCGCATTCTCCTGGTCGACGACCACGCCATGATGCGGGCGGGATTCCGGACGATCCTGTCGCTCGAGCCCGACATCGACGTGGTGGGTGAGGCGGCATCCGGTGTCGAGGCCCTCGCCGCCGCGGCCCGTCTGCGACCCGACGTGATCTGCATGGACGTGCAGATGCCCGACATGGACGGCCTCGAAGCGACCCGACAACTGACCGCCGACCCCGCGTCGGAGGCGGCCGTCCTCATCGTCACGACCTTCGACCGCGACGACTACCTCTTCGCGGCGCTGGCCGCCGGGGCCAGCGGCTTCCTCCTCAAGAACGCGGGGCCGGAGGAGCTGGTGTCGGCCGTCCGGATCGTCGGATCCGGCGATGCCCTCCTCGCCCCCGAGGTCACCCGCCGGGTCATCGAGCGTTTCGCGACGCGTGACGCCGAGGTGCCGGCATCCCTTCCCTCCGCCACCATCGAACCGCTGCACCTCAGCGAGCCGCTGACCGAGCGCGAGAGCGAGGTGCTCTCCCTCGTCGCCGAGGCGCTCAGCAACGCCGAGATCGCGGCGCGCCTGTTCATCGGCGAGGCGACGGTGAAGACGCACGTGTCGAACGTGCTGCAGAAGCTCGGCGCGCGCGACCGCGTGCAGGCCGTGGTGCTGGCGCACCGGCACGGCCTGGCCTGA
- a CDS encoding ABC transporter ATP-binding protein — translation MLHLDGITKSYGGRRVLDGVGFNVAPGRLTGFVGGNGAGKTTTMRIALGVLGKDAGTVELNGAAVTTADRRRFGYMPEERGLYPKMKVAEHIAYLARLHGFGKAEATRKATTLLERLGLGERLGDLIETLSLGNQQRAQIAASLVHEPEVLILDEPFSGLDPLAVDVVAGVLQEKAADGAAVLFSSHQLDVVERLCDDLVIIADGTIRAKGSREGLRAEHATHRYELVSRGDTGWLRDEPGVQVIDFDGGYALFDADDDLTAQRVLRDAVGRGDVASFSPQRPTLAEIFKEVIQ, via the coding sequence GTGCTCCATCTGGACGGCATCACCAAGAGCTACGGCGGACGCCGCGTGCTCGACGGCGTGGGCTTCAACGTCGCCCCCGGGCGTCTCACGGGCTTCGTCGGCGGCAACGGCGCGGGAAAGACCACGACGATGCGCATCGCGCTGGGCGTGCTCGGCAAGGACGCGGGCACCGTCGAATTGAACGGCGCGGCGGTCACCACCGCCGACCGGCGCCGCTTCGGTTACATGCCCGAGGAGCGCGGGCTGTACCCGAAGATGAAGGTGGCCGAGCACATCGCCTACCTCGCTCGGTTGCACGGCTTCGGCAAGGCGGAGGCGACCCGCAAGGCGACGACTCTCCTCGAGCGCCTGGGCCTCGGCGAGCGCCTTGGCGATCTCATCGAGACGCTCTCGCTCGGCAACCAGCAGCGCGCGCAGATCGCCGCCTCGCTCGTGCACGAGCCCGAGGTGCTGATCCTCGACGAGCCCTTCTCGGGTCTCGACCCGCTCGCGGTCGACGTGGTGGCCGGCGTGCTGCAGGAGAAGGCCGCCGACGGCGCGGCCGTGCTGTTCTCGTCGCACCAGCTCGACGTCGTCGAGCGCCTCTGCGACGACCTCGTCATCATCGCCGACGGCACGATCCGCGCGAAGGGGAGCCGCGAAGGCCTCCGCGCCGAGCACGCGACCCACCGCTACGAGCTGGTCTCGCGCGGCGACACCGGGTGGCTGCGCGACGAGCCCGGGGTGCAAGTGATCGACTTCGACGGCGGATACGCCCTCTTCGACGCCGACGACGACCTCACCGCCCAGCGCGTGCTGCGCGACGCGGTCGGCCGCGGCGACGTCGCCAGCTTCTCTCCTCAGCGCCCCACCCTGGCCGAGATCTTCAAGGAGGTCATCCAGTGA
- a CDS encoding NADPH-dependent FMN reductase, which produces MTDYTIGYIVGSISSTSINRRLAKALEKVAPEGVTLKEVPIKDLPFYSPDYDGDFPQVARDFKKAIEDTDAMFVVTPEYSRSIPGVLKNALDWSARPYGEASFTDKPTAVIGTSQGGIATAAGQQHLRAVLLHYNALVLGQPEGYIQSTPGLFEEDGTVTDEGTAAFLRSIIEALVTLAKRTAPAEVPAA; this is translated from the coding sequence GTGACCGACTACACGATCGGCTACATCGTCGGCAGCATCTCCAGCACCTCGATCAACCGCCGTCTGGCGAAGGCGCTCGAGAAGGTCGCCCCCGAGGGCGTGACGCTGAAGGAGGTCCCGATCAAGGACCTGCCCTTCTACTCGCCCGACTACGACGGCGACTTTCCCCAGGTCGCGCGTGACTTCAAGAAGGCCATCGAAGACACCGACGCCATGTTCGTCGTGACCCCCGAGTACAGCCGCTCGATCCCGGGCGTGCTCAAGAACGCCCTCGATTGGTCGGCCCGCCCCTACGGCGAGGCCTCGTTCACCGACAAGCCCACCGCCGTCATCGGCACCTCGCAGGGCGGCATCGCCACCGCCGCCGGCCAGCAGCACCTGCGCGCCGTGCTCCTGCACTACAACGCCCTCGTCCTCGGTCAGCCCGAGGGCTACATCCAGTCGACCCCCGGCCTGTTCGAAGAGGACGGCACCGTCACCGACGAGGGCACGGCCGCGTTCCTGCGCTCGATCATCGAGGCGCTCGTGACCCTCGCGAAGCGCACCGCTCCCGCCGAGGTCCCCGCAGCCTGA
- a CDS encoding ABC transporter permease: MSTPTITPPPSSTKAAPHRAPGELHSIWLVAEREIGSKLRSKAFVISTAILIVAALASVLWGGFTASNASASGIPVAVTSQTQSAVSGLDGLEVTVADSDDAARALVTEGTVDAALVSGSSESAFDFTVVVKDSVPSTLLQMLSDTPPVDRLEPGSNAADVLRYFIALAFGIVFLIAATTFGGTIAQSVVEEKQTRVVEILISAIPVRALLAGKVLGNSILAMAQIVLLAAVAVVGLAVTGQAGVLDALGAPIAWFAIFFLFGFVLLAALFAAAAAMVSRQEDIGATTTPITMLIMAPYFLVIFFNDNPVVLTIMSYVPFSAPVGMPLRMYLGDAQWWEPVLSLLVLLASCVLAIGVAARIYRNSLLRMGARVKLGEALRG; this comes from the coding sequence GTGAGCACTCCGACCATCACCCCTCCCCCCTCGTCGACGAAGGCGGCACCCCACCGCGCGCCGGGAGAACTGCACAGCATCTGGCTGGTCGCCGAGCGCGAGATCGGCTCGAAGCTGCGCAGCAAGGCCTTCGTCATCTCGACCGCGATCCTCATCGTCGCGGCCCTCGCGTCGGTGCTCTGGGGCGGTTTCACCGCCTCGAACGCCAGCGCCAGCGGCATCCCGGTCGCCGTCACCTCGCAGACGCAGAGCGCTGTGTCGGGTCTCGACGGCCTCGAGGTGACGGTCGCCGACAGCGACGACGCCGCGCGCGCCCTCGTGACGGAGGGGACGGTGGATGCCGCCCTGGTCTCGGGATCGTCGGAATCGGCGTTCGACTTCACCGTCGTGGTGAAGGACAGCGTCCCCTCGACGCTCCTGCAGATGCTGAGCGACACCCCGCCGGTGGACCGCCTCGAGCCCGGGTCGAACGCCGCCGACGTGCTGCGGTACTTCATCGCGCTGGCCTTCGGCATCGTCTTCCTCATCGCGGCGACGACCTTCGGCGGGACGATCGCGCAGAGCGTGGTGGAAGAGAAGCAGACGCGCGTGGTCGAGATCCTCATCTCGGCGATCCCCGTGCGGGCTCTCCTCGCGGGCAAGGTGCTCGGCAACTCGATCCTCGCGATGGCCCAGATCGTTCTGCTCGCCGCCGTCGCGGTCGTGGGACTGGCCGTCACCGGTCAGGCCGGGGTGCTCGACGCTCTCGGCGCCCCGATCGCGTGGTTCGCGATCTTCTTCCTGTTCGGCTTCGTCCTTCTCGCGGCGCTGTTCGCCGCGGCCGCGGCGATGGTCTCGCGCCAGGAGGACATCGGGGCGACGACCACCCCGATCACCATGCTGATCATGGCGCCGTACTTCCTGGTGATCTTCTTCAACGACAACCCCGTCGTGCTGACGATCATGTCGTACGTGCCGTTCTCGGCCCCGGTGGGGATGCCGCTGCGCATGTACCTCGGCGACGCGCAGTGGTGGGAGCCCGTGCTCTCTCTCCTCGTGCTGCTGGCCTCGTGCGTGCTCGCGATCGGCGTCGCCGCGCGCATCTACCGCAACTCGCTGCTGCGCATGGGGGCGCGCGTCAAGCTCGGCGAGGCTCTGCGGGGCTGA